In a genomic window of Quercus lobata isolate SW786 chromosome 4, ValleyOak3.0 Primary Assembly, whole genome shotgun sequence:
- the LOC115987692 gene encoding protein FAR-RED IMPAIRED RESPONSE 1-like, with amino-acid sequence MHEYTVVLFEKVGEYKVLCSPISRTISCSCRKFETFGILCCHALKVFDILDIKIIPDAYILKRWTREAKNGYVIDSIGKDVHGDVNLKVTQLYRRLCPRLVRLASRAAEIEEAYALVESVTKELEKQVEDIAMKFSSVSLDNSKDQMSLGGCEIVDHGEHIKNLVEKVKGLKKKEGCKGRKRCKSWVEQQSRRKKKTSTKDTIRQQLSKENNTSSLINYNNSISPVQCYSHEETNQAPNSMAWMTYEGLQGNRCQNSFIESLTGMDVGFDQAQVPLGDTTNNYDAHMNFLGM; translated from the exons ATGCATGAATATACTGTTGTGCTTTTTGAGAAAGTTGGAGAATATAAAGTATTGTGTAGTCCTATTAGTAGGACAATCTCATGCAGTTGTAGGAAGTTTGAAACATTTGGGATTTTGTGTTGTCATGCTTTAAAGGTTTTTGACATACTTGATATAAAGATAATTCCTGATGCTTACATTTTGAAGAGATGGACAAGAGAAGCAAAAAATGGGTATGTCATAGATAGTATTGGGAAGGATGTCCATGGGGATGTTAACTTAAAAGTTACACAACTGTATAGAAGATTATGTCCCAGGTTAGTTAGATTAGCCTCACGAGCTGCTGAAATCGAAGAAGCATATGCTTTGGTAGAGAGTGTTACAAAGGAATTAGAAAAGCAGGTTGAAGATATTGCCATGAAATTTTCAAGTGTGAGTCTTGATAATTCTAAAGATCAAATGTCATTGGGTGGTTGTGAAATTGTGGATCATGGAGAACATATAAAGAATTTAGTTGAAAAGGTTAAAGGcctcaaaaagaaagaaggttGTAAGGGTCGAAAAAGATGTAAAAGTTGGGTTGAACAACAAtcaaggagaaagaaaaaaacttcaACGAAAGATACTATTAGACAACAATTATCCAAG GAAAACAATACCTCTTCTCTCATAAATTACAATAACTCTATCTCACCTGTGCAATGCTATTCACATGAG GAAACTAATCAGGCACCTAATTCAATGGCATGGATGACATATGAAGGTCTCCAGGGAAATAGATGCCAAAACAGTTTCATTGAATCATTAACG GGAATGGATGTTGGGTTTGATCAAGCACAAGTTCCTTTGGGTGACACAACAAATAATTATGATGCTCACATGAATTTTCTTG GTATGTGA